A single Carettochelys insculpta isolate YL-2023 chromosome 2, ASM3395843v1, whole genome shotgun sequence DNA region contains:
- the POMGNT2 gene encoding protein O-linked-mannose beta-1,4-N-acetylglucosaminyltransferase 2, whose protein sequence is MNIAAVFNALLVSVLAAVLWKYIKLREHVFVVEEELVLTRQSQELSQVQIDYHAALQALVEDGTRMVCTGRMHTDRICRFESLCYSTEAEEFVFFHSNASVMLPNLGSRRFQPALLDLSSVEDHNTQYFNFVELPAAALKFMPKPVFVPDVALIANRFNPDNLMHVFHDDLLPIFYTMQQFPDLDLESRLFFMEGWSEGLHFDLYKLLSHKQPLLREQLKTLGRLLCFTKSYVGLSKITTWYQYGFVQPQGPKANILVSGNEIRQFTKFMMEKLNVSLEESASEEYIVVFSRTINRLIVNEAELILALAQEFQMKTITVSIEDHSFSHIVRLISNASMLVSMHGAQLVMSLFLPRGATVVELFPYAINPEHYTPYKTLAMLPGMDLQYIAWQNVDRENTVTYPDRPWDQGGIAHLDKAEQERIIKSKEVPRHLCCRNPEWLFRVYQDTKVDIPSLIQVIRQTVKSKPGPKKQKWTSGLYPGKVRDAKCQASVQGTSEAKLSVSWQIPWNLKYLKVREVKYEVWIQEQGENTYMPYILSHQNHTFSENIKPFTIYLVWIRCIFNKNLLGPFADVLLCST, encoded by the coding sequence ATGAACATAGCAGCCGTGTTTAATGCTCTGCTAGTGTCTGTCCTCGCGGCTGTGTTGTGGAAATACATCAAGCTGCGAGAGCACGTCTTTGTGGTGGAAGAAGAGCTGGTTCTCACTCGCCAGTCCCAGGAACTCTCTCAAGTCCAGATTGACTATCATGCAGctcttcaggccctggtggaggaCGGTACCAGGATGGTGTGTACAGGCAGGATGCACACAGATCGCATCTGCCGCTTCGAGTCCCTGTGTTACTCCACGGAGGCAGAGGAGTTCGTCTTCTTTCACAGCAACGCTTCAGTCATGCTTCCCAACCTGGGCTCCAGGAGATTCCAGCCGGCCTTGCTCGATCTCTCCTCGGTGGAGGACCACAACACCCAGTATTTCAACTTTGTTGAGCTGCCGGCAGCGGCGTTGAAGTTCATGCCGAAGCCTGTCTTTGTGCCTGACGTGGCGCTCATTGCCAACCGATTCAACCCGGACAACTTGATGCACGTCTTCCACGACGACCTCCTCCCGATCTTTTACACCATGCAGCAGTTCCCAGACTTGGATCTGGAGTCACGACTCTTCTTCATGGAGGGGTGGAGTGAAGGCCTGCACTTCGACCTCTACAAGTTACTGAGTCACAAGCAGCCTCTCCTGAGAGAACAGCTTAAAACCCTGGGCAGGCTTCTTTGCTTTACTAAATCTTACGTAGGGCTGTCCAAAATCACCACATGGTACCAGTATGGATTTGTTCAGCCCCAAGGACCCAAGGCAAACATCTTGGTGTCTGGCAATGAGATCAGGCAGTTCACCAAGTTCATGATGGAGAAGCTGAACGTCAGCTTGGAGGAAAGTGCTAGTGAGGAGTATATTGTTGTATTCAGTCGAACAATTAACAGGCTAATCGTAAATGAGGCAGAACTTATCTTGGCGCTTGCCCAGGAGTTTCAGATGAAAACCATTACAGTCTCCATCGAGGACCATTCATTTTCTCACATTGTACGTCTGATCAGCAATGCGTCCATGCTGGTCAGCATGCATGGAGCCCAATTAGTGATGTCGCTCTTCCTGCCAAGAGGGGCCACTGTTGTGGAACTCTTTCCTTATGCCATCAACCCAGAACACTACACCCCGTACAAAACCCTGGCAATGCTCCCTGGCATGGATCTCCAGTACATTGCCTGGCAGAACGTTGACAGAGAAAACACTGTAACCTATCCTGACAGACCATGGGACCAGGGAGGAATTGCTCACTTGGACAAGGCAGAGCAAGAACGCATAATAAAGAGCAAGGAGGTTCCACGGCACCTCTGTTGTCGGAACCCGGAATGGCTTTTCCGTGTCTACCAGGATACAAAAGTCGACATCCCTTCCCTGATCCAGGTGATCAGGCAAACTGTGAAATCTAAGCCTGGACCTAAGAAGCAGAAATGGACTAGTGGGCTGTACCCTGGCAAGGTCAGGGATGCTAAGTGTCAGGCCTCTGTCCAAGGTACGAGCGAAGCAAAGCTCTCCGTGTCTTGGCAGATACCTTGGAACCTTAAGTATCTGAAGGTCCGGGAGGTGAAATATGAGGTGTGGATACAGGAGCAGGGTGAGAACACTTACATGCCTTATATTTTGTCACACCAGAATCACACCTTTTCTGAGAACATTAAGCCATTCACAATATATCTGGTGTGGATCCGCTGCATCTTCAACAAAAATCTCCTTGGGCCTTTCGCAGATGTTCTCTTGTGTAGTACATAA